A region of Moorena producens PAL-8-15-08-1 DNA encodes the following proteins:
- a CDS encoding glycosyltransferase family 39 protein, translating into METKRLQLGKLPQPPLRLLCITLLLLGIVFRLANLDSKVYWGDETFSSSRIAGYSAEEIIGDIYTGEVISATELQKYQTPNSDRSLTNTLRIIGEEAPQHPPVYYILARFWEQWLGNSLALKRTLPALISLLGLPCLYWLCLELFGASLTPWLAVSLFAVSPIHILYAQEVREYSLWTVSILLSSASLLRAMRVNSRVSWCIYALSVALAFYSHLFSAPIILAHGIYVLIIAGWQGRKRVIAYISAVTAALLIFSPWLAVFLENEPRASKEWGWVIKELPPLDLGRYWLKNLLYGFFDVPLGKEYPFDLTFSYTQPRTYLVLPIVGLVIYGLYFLCRYTPKQVWLFVLLLMGFTSLPLVLPDVISGGMRSTIARYQLPTYIGIQLTISYLLSTKLTKFSIGIWQKRLWRLTTVLLLSCGVISGVLIVQAETWWTKYSDYYNADVANIINQSPAPLVLSDSTHNRILSLSHKLDSKVQLQLIKKIKNVSEIPEEKLPKLSGEFRDVFVLENIPSPSLLRPSMEKHRNYKFNLIYEGNIGFKKRKVLLWKKND; encoded by the coding sequence ATGGAAACCAAACGATTACAGCTAGGGAAATTACCTCAACCTCCCTTGCGACTATTATGCATTACCCTACTGCTCTTAGGTATAGTCTTTCGCTTAGCCAATCTCGACAGCAAAGTGTATTGGGGGGATGAAACTTTCAGCTCCTCTAGAATTGCTGGCTATTCAGCGGAAGAAATTATCGGGGATATCTACACTGGTGAAGTCATTAGCGCTACAGAATTACAAAAATACCAGACCCCTAATTCTGACCGTAGCCTCACCAATACCTTACGAATTATAGGGGAAGAAGCGCCACAACACCCGCCAGTTTACTATATTCTAGCCCGATTCTGGGAACAATGGCTTGGTAATTCTCTAGCACTCAAGCGCACTTTACCTGCTTTGATTAGCTTGCTGGGATTACCCTGCCTGTACTGGTTGTGCTTAGAACTATTTGGAGCATCATTGACCCCATGGCTTGCCGTGTCGCTATTCGCTGTTTCACCGATCCATATTTTGTATGCCCAGGAAGTTCGGGAATATAGTCTGTGGACTGTGAGTATCTTGCTATCGAGTGCTTCCCTGTTACGAGCGATGCGAGTCAACAGTAGGGTGAGTTGGTGCATTTATGCCCTTTCTGTAGCACTAGCCTTCTACTCTCATTTATTTTCAGCACCCATTATTTTAGCTCACGGCATTTATGTCCTGATCATCGCAGGTTGGCAAGGGCGTAAACGGGTAATTGCTTACATCTCAGCGGTCACAGCAGCACTCCTGATATTTTCACCTTGGTTAGCTGTTTTCTTGGAAAACGAACCTAGAGCTAGCAAGGAATGGGGATGGGTCATTAAAGAATTACCACCCCTGGATCTGGGTCGATATTGGCTGAAGAATCTACTCTACGGCTTTTTTGATGTACCCCTAGGCAAGGAGTACCCGTTTGACCTAACCTTTAGCTACACCCAGCCGAGAACTTACCTAGTCCTACCAATTGTGGGGCTAGTGATTTATGGACTATATTTTCTCTGTCGCTATACTCCAAAACAGGTTTGGCTATTTGTTTTGCTCCTGATGGGATTTACTAGTCTACCCCTAGTGCTACCAGATGTGATTTCAGGAGGCATGCGCTCAACGATTGCTCGATATCAACTCCCAACTTACATCGGGATTCAACTGACTATTTCCTATTTACTCTCCACCAAACTAACTAAGTTTTCGATTGGTATTTGGCAAAAACGTTTATGGCGATTGACAACAGTTCTATTGCTCTCTTGTGGTGTGATATCTGGTGTGCTGATTGTCCAAGCTGAAACTTGGTGGACGAAGTACAGTGATTACTATAATGCAGACGTTGCGAATATTATTAATCAGTCTCCTGCTCCCCTTGTACTCAGCGATAGTACTCACAATCGAATTCTATCCCTGAGCCATAAGCTTGACTCGAAGGTTCAATTACAACTGATCAAAAAAATCAAAAATGTTTCAGAAATACCTGAAGAAAAATTACCAAAACTATCAGGTGAATTTAGGGATGTTTTTGTGTTGGAAAATATTCCATCACCATCCTTGCTACGCCCTAGTATGGAAAAACATCGTAACTATAAATTTAACCTGATATACGAAGGAAATATTGGCTTTAAAAAACGAAAAGTTCTGTTGTGGAAAAAAAATGATTAG
- a CDS encoding glycosyltransferase family 39 protein: protein MGNHLKFNRPTSGQWSKYLILIILLLGIGFRLVNIDKKVYWIDEAYTSLRISGYTKAEIIQEIDGRQINVKDLQQYQRPNDNKDVGDTIQGLALHEPQHSPLYFVMAHFWAKLFGYSVTVMRSLPALISLLTLPCIYWLCLELFESPLTGWIAIALLCVSPFHVLYAQEARQYSLWTLTTLLSSIALLRAMRLSTLMSWVIYGITVSLNLYSYLLSGLVFIGHGIYVFCIEKFRLSKQLVRYGLASLFGIIAFLPWLRLVIENGIELGDWADKETPLGKLITRWLINLSSVFFDIQIGYNNPLFDVRSGRDLKFSYDHLLIYFDILILIIVGYSIYFIFRHSQQRVWLFILTMIAVVGMFPIAQDLILGGQRSSMARYFIPCYLGIQLAVAYLLAKKINPLNGKTIKQQQLWRLVAITVISGGVLSCAISSQAETWWHKYSNYYTPEEAHIINEANRPLVISSDIMRLVSLSYLLDPKATLQLIDTKDSPKVFSSFSDVFLYRPSPKLRQKFEEESPYDVKPAHKRKHLWKLVLVR from the coding sequence ATGGGAAATCATCTAAAATTTAATCGACCTACATCTGGTCAATGGTCTAAGTATTTAATTCTTATTATCTTACTCCTGGGGATAGGTTTTCGATTAGTCAATATTGACAAAAAAGTCTATTGGATTGATGAAGCCTATACATCCTTGCGAATTTCTGGCTATACCAAAGCAGAAATTATCCAAGAAATTGATGGTCGTCAAATTAATGTTAAAGATTTACAGCAGTATCAGCGTCCTAATGATAACAAAGATGTAGGTGACACGATCCAAGGATTAGCCTTACATGAACCACAACATTCACCGTTATATTTTGTCATGGCTCACTTTTGGGCAAAGTTGTTCGGTTATTCCGTAACGGTGATGAGAAGTTTACCAGCCTTGATTAGTCTCTTGACTTTGCCGTGCATTTATTGGCTTTGTTTGGAGTTGTTCGAGTCTCCCCTAACGGGATGGATTGCGATCGCATTGCTGTGTGTCTCTCCATTCCATGTGTTGTATGCCCAGGAAGCTCGACAATATAGCTTGTGGACATTGACCACTTTGCTTTCCAGCATAGCGTTGCTGAGGGCGATGCGTCTTAGCACACTGATGAGTTGGGTAATCTATGGCATAACAGTTTCTCTAAATCTCTACAGCTATTTGCTTTCTGGATTAGTTTTTATTGGACATGGTATCTATGTTTTTTGTATAGAAAAATTTCGTTTGAGTAAACAACTCGTTAGGTATGGATTAGCTTCCCTTTTCGGGATTATAGCCTTTTTACCTTGGTTAAGATTGGTAATTGAAAACGGTATTGAATTGGGGGATTGGGCGGATAAAGAGACTCCACTCGGTAAACTTATCACCCGCTGGCTTATCAATCTGAGTTCTGTGTTTTTCGATATCCAGATTGGCTATAACAATCCCTTATTTGATGTGCGATCAGGTCGAGACCTAAAGTTTAGCTACGACCATTTACTGATTTATTTCGATATCCTTATTTTAATTATCGTAGGCTATTCTATTTATTTTATATTTCGTCATAGTCAGCAGAGGGTTTGGTTATTTATCTTGACCATGATCGCCGTTGTTGGGATGTTTCCCATTGCTCAGGATTTAATTTTAGGAGGACAGCGTTCCAGCATGGCTCGCTATTTCATTCCTTGTTACTTGGGTATACAACTTGCTGTTGCTTACCTCCTTGCTAAAAAAATTAACCCCCTTAATGGTAAGACAATAAAACAACAACAACTATGGCGATTAGTTGCTATTACAGTTATTTCAGGAGGTGTGCTGTCTTGTGCCATTAGTTCTCAAGCAGAAACGTGGTGGCATAAATACAGTAACTATTACACCCCTGAGGAAGCTCATATTATTAATGAAGCGAATCGTCCCTTGGTAATTAGTAGTGATATCATGCGATTAGTGTCTCTCAGTTATTTACTTGACCCAAAGGCAACATTACAGTTAATCGATACTAAGGATTCTCCTAAAGTTTTTTCCAGTTTCAGTGACGTCTTCTTATATAGACCTTCTCCAAAACTGCGACAAAAATTTGAAGAGGAGTCACCCTATGACGTTAAACCAGCTCATAAACGCAAGCATCTCTGGAAGCTAGTGCTAGTGCGGTGA
- a CDS encoding DUF4870 domain-containing protein — MNDIDQRKLLSVLCHGSIFLNFLVVPIAIPIVIFLLTEDSVVKENAKEALNFHICLYIYWVICLILAVVIIGIPLLFILGLVSLIMPIIALVKVLENPNQPYRYPYIFRVL, encoded by the coding sequence ATGAATGACATCGATCAACGAAAGCTTTTATCAGTGTTATGTCATGGCTCAATATTTTTGAATTTTTTGGTGGTTCCTATTGCCATCCCGATAGTCATTTTTTTGCTCACCGAAGACTCAGTAGTCAAAGAAAATGCCAAAGAAGCTCTAAATTTTCACATTTGCCTTTATATATATTGGGTGATTTGTTTGATACTGGCTGTGGTGATTATTGGGATTCCGCTGCTATTTATATTAGGGCTTGTAAGTCTAATTATGCCCATAATTGCCTTAGTGAAGGTGCTGGAAAATCCTAATCAGCCCTATCGCTACCCGTATATTTTTCGGGTGCTTTGA
- a CDS encoding FAD-dependent oxidoreductase has translation MKRSLVRISLFISLLGFTPSPGIAAPPRTPDQTETCEILVIGGGLAGAAAAYEGLLAGQTVCLTEITDWVGGQISAQGTSALDERPTQRSRLFYPKGYLELRDRIKRYYRQLNPGDCWVSESCFLPRDAHQILFNILRKAAKRGKGRLKWFPSTVVKELEISADGKTIDSVIAIQHKRAADAPALNTFPLSQTIEDWYSYENSSRFEKRIVRIVPQQSQENSSNWYIIDATETGEIIALADVPYQLGIDSRSYLNPSASSATDDPYCTQGFTYTFAMEQTKEAQTQEMPSFYPQYQPYYSYELQRLADFEGVFTYRRIWSSKRGKRIRWGVTAPTPGDISMQNWTWGNDYRPGTSQDNLVYTRRQLRTTGQLAPGGWMGGLRTESLRKGEENALGYYYWLVAGTTDSQLGDGVKEPHPNHRYLTGLDSPMGTMHGLSKYPYIREGRRIIGRPSFGYPQGFTISEVDISRRDYQDDYYRQTLSPDEYRRLWAVLAGLEAPSVIQGKIQPDQVSQRSRSTIYPDSVGIGHYAIDFHPCMTLSPAETPGNTERQGERRGAGQAYPFQIPLRAIIPQKIDNLLVAGKSIATSHIAAAAYRVHSFEWSSGAAAGTTAAFSLETGIAPYQLIQEPLLQQTELQALRQQLEKNGNPTAFPDTSIFNQNWDDWR, from the coding sequence ATGAAGCGATCGCTTGTCCGTATTTCCCTATTCATATCATTACTAGGGTTTACTCCATCTCCTGGTATAGCAGCTCCCCCTAGAACTCCAGACCAAACCGAAACCTGTGAAATCTTAGTGATTGGAGGTGGATTAGCTGGTGCGGCGGCTGCCTATGAAGGCTTATTGGCAGGGCAAACAGTGTGCTTGACTGAGATTACTGACTGGGTAGGGGGACAAATTTCTGCCCAGGGAACCTCTGCTCTGGATGAACGACCCACTCAGCGATCGCGTTTATTCTATCCTAAGGGCTATCTAGAATTACGCGATCGCATCAAACGCTACTACCGTCAACTCAATCCTGGGGACTGCTGGGTAAGTGAATCCTGTTTTCTACCCCGTGATGCTCACCAAATCCTGTTTAATATTTTACGAAAGGCGGCCAAACGGGGAAAAGGGAGATTAAAATGGTTTCCCTCTACTGTAGTTAAAGAACTAGAGATTAGCGCTGATGGCAAAACCATTGACAGTGTGATTGCTATTCAACACAAAAGAGCTGCTGATGCTCCTGCCCTGAACACCTTTCCCCTATCTCAAACCATTGAAGATTGGTATAGCTACGAGAATTCCTCCCGCTTTGAGAAAAGGATTGTGCGCATTGTCCCCCAACAGAGCCAAGAAAATAGTTCTAATTGGTATATTATCGACGCAACAGAAACTGGTGAAATTATTGCCCTAGCTGACGTTCCCTACCAGTTGGGGATTGACTCCCGCTCCTACCTAAACCCTTCTGCATCTAGTGCTACTGACGACCCCTATTGCACCCAAGGCTTTACCTACACCTTTGCCATGGAGCAAACCAAGGAGGCTCAAACCCAAGAAATGCCCTCCTTTTACCCGCAATACCAACCCTACTACAGCTATGAATTACAGCGCCTAGCCGACTTTGAAGGAGTATTCACCTATCGGCGAATTTGGAGTTCTAAGCGGGGTAAACGGATCCGATGGGGGGTTACTGCTCCCACTCCGGGAGACATTTCTATGCAAAACTGGACATGGGGTAATGATTATCGTCCTGGCACTTCACAAGATAATCTAGTGTACACCCGTCGCCAATTACGAACCACTGGTCAACTGGCTCCCGGTGGCTGGATGGGAGGCTTGCGCACGGAAAGTCTACGGAAAGGAGAAGAAAACGCTCTCGGTTATTACTATTGGCTAGTGGCAGGAACTACCGACTCCCAGCTTGGGGATGGGGTAAAAGAGCCTCATCCCAATCACCGCTATCTAACGGGGTTAGATTCTCCGATGGGGACCATGCATGGGTTGTCTAAATATCCCTATATACGGGAAGGGAGGCGGATTATTGGACGCCCTTCCTTTGGCTATCCTCAAGGCTTTACGATATCAGAAGTGGATATTTCCCGCCGTGACTACCAGGATGACTATTATCGGCAGACCCTCTCACCAGATGAATATCGCCGCTTGTGGGCAGTACTGGCTGGATTAGAAGCCCCCTCTGTGATTCAAGGTAAAATCCAGCCAGATCAAGTCAGTCAACGCAGTCGCTCTACTATCTATCCTGATTCTGTGGGTATTGGTCACTATGCCATCGACTTTCATCCTTGTATGACCCTAAGTCCAGCAGAAACCCCAGGAAACACTGAGCGTCAAGGAGAACGGCGGGGAGCAGGTCAAGCTTATCCATTCCAAATTCCCCTGCGAGCAATCATTCCTCAGAAAATTGACAACCTCTTAGTAGCAGGTAAAAGTATTGCTACCAGTCACATTGCCGCTGCTGCTTATCGGGTGCATTCCTTTGAATGGTCATCCGGTGCTGCTGCTGGTACAACCGCTGCTTTTTCCTTAGAAACTGGGATAGCACCTTACCAGCTGATACAAGAACCCCTCCTGCAACAAACCGAACTCCAAGCTCTACGCCAGCAGTTGGAAAAAAACGGTAATCCCACCGCTTTCCCAGACACGTCCATCTTTAATCAGAATTGGGACGATTGGCGGTGA
- the tatC gene encoding twin-arginine translocase subunit TatC, which translates to MTPSELDTAPQESLDTLKDPETYLDEVPNDVEMSLFDHLEELRKRIFYSLIAVFLSMAGCFVAVKPIVQLLEIPARGVKFLQLAPGEYFFVSLKVAGYSGLLVASPFILYQILLFVLPGLTRRERRFIGPVVLGSTVLFFLGLVFAYIALIPAALNFFISYGADVVEQLWSIDKYFEFVLLLMFSTGLAFQIPVIQMLLGFLGIVSSKQMLSGWRTVVLGAAILGAVLTPSTDPLTQSLLGGAVLGLYFGGIGMVKLVGK; encoded by the coding sequence ATGACGCCTTCTGAGTTAGATACTGCTCCCCAGGAAAGTTTGGATACTCTCAAAGACCCTGAGACCTATCTCGACGAGGTACCTAATGATGTCGAGATGTCTCTGTTCGACCATTTAGAGGAGTTGCGAAAGCGGATTTTTTACTCGCTGATTGCTGTATTCTTGTCCATGGCTGGCTGCTTTGTGGCAGTTAAGCCGATTGTCCAGTTGCTGGAAATTCCAGCTAGGGGGGTCAAGTTTCTGCAACTGGCTCCAGGGGAATACTTTTTTGTGTCCTTGAAAGTGGCTGGCTATAGTGGCTTACTGGTGGCTAGTCCTTTTATTCTTTACCAAATCCTTCTATTTGTTTTACCAGGGTTGACTCGCCGGGAGCGACGCTTCATCGGACCTGTGGTTTTAGGCTCAACGGTTCTGTTTTTCCTAGGCTTGGTATTTGCCTACATTGCTCTAATTCCTGCCGCTCTGAATTTCTTTATCAGTTACGGAGCAGATGTAGTAGAGCAGTTGTGGTCAATTGATAAGTATTTTGAATTTGTCTTACTGTTGATGTTTAGTACTGGCTTGGCATTTCAAATCCCAGTTATTCAAATGTTACTGGGGTTTTTGGGAATTGTTTCTTCCAAGCAAATGCTTTCTGGTTGGCGCACAGTTGTCCTAGGAGCAGCTATCTTGGGAGCAGTGCTGACTCCTTCGACAGATCCTCTGACTCAAAGTTTACTGGGGGGTGCTGTACTTGGTTTATATTTTGGTGGGATTGGAATGGTGAAGTTGGTCGGGAAATAA
- a CDS encoding glycoside hydrolase family 57 protein: MAIGYLALVLHAHLPFVRHPESDYVLEEEWLFEAITETYIPLLHVFEGLKRDGIDFKITMSMTPPLVSMLQDPLLQERYERHLSLLEELANKEVEHNQHNGHIRYLAQHYVQEFSAIRQTWLHYERDLVKAFKKFLDSNNLEIITCGATHGYFPLMKMYPQAVWAQIRVACEHYEQNFGCRPKGIWLPECAYYEGMEEMLADAGLRYFLMDSHGILYARPRPRFGTYAPIYTETGVAAFGRDHESSQQVWSSEVGYPGDPVYREFYKDLGWEADYDYIKPYIMPHGQRKNTGIKYHKITDRGTGLGDKQLYDPYWAKDKAAEHAGNFMFNRQQQVKHLAAMIERSPIVVSPYDAELFGHWWYEGPWFLDVLLRKSWYDQNTYEMTHLADYLRNHPIQQVCKPSQSSWGYQGFHEYWLNETNTWIYPHLHKATERMIELSTLEATDELEWKALNQAARELLLAQSSDWAFIMRTETMVPYAVRRTRSHLMRFNKLYDDIKLGKIDAGWLEKVEEIDNIFPNINYRVYRRV; encoded by the coding sequence ATGGCTATTGGCTACCTTGCTCTTGTCCTTCACGCCCATTTACCGTTTGTTAGGCATCCAGAAAGTGATTATGTTCTAGAAGAAGAGTGGCTATTTGAAGCCATTACTGAAACCTATATTCCCCTACTACATGTTTTTGAGGGATTAAAGCGGGATGGGATTGACTTCAAAATAACCATGAGTATGACACCACCTTTGGTGTCGATGCTACAGGATCCACTACTACAAGAACGTTATGAGCGCCATCTGTCACTGCTCGAAGAACTAGCCAACAAGGAGGTTGAGCATAATCAGCATAATGGTCATATCCGTTACCTAGCCCAACATTATGTTCAAGAGTTCAGCGCCATTCGCCAAACATGGTTACACTATGAAAGGGATTTAGTCAAGGCATTTAAAAAATTTTTAGACAGTAATAACCTGGAAATTATCACCTGCGGTGCTACCCATGGCTATTTTCCTCTGATGAAGATGTATCCCCAAGCAGTTTGGGCTCAAATTCGGGTGGCTTGTGAACATTATGAGCAAAACTTTGGCTGTCGCCCCAAGGGCATCTGGTTACCGGAATGCGCTTACTACGAAGGGATGGAGGAGATGCTAGCAGATGCTGGTTTGCGCTATTTTCTGATGGATAGTCATGGTATTCTGTACGCTCGTCCCCGACCACGGTTTGGTACCTATGCCCCCATTTATACTGAGACAGGAGTTGCTGCCTTTGGTCGTGACCATGAGTCATCCCAGCAGGTGTGGTCTTCGGAAGTCGGGTATCCAGGGGATCCAGTATATCGGGAATTTTACAAGGATTTAGGCTGGGAAGCAGATTATGATTACATTAAACCTTATATTATGCCCCATGGACAGCGGAAGAATACGGGTATCAAGTATCACAAAATTACAGACCGTGGTACAGGATTAGGGGACAAGCAACTGTATGATCCGTATTGGGCAAAAGACAAAGCTGCGGAACATGCTGGAAATTTCATGTTTAATCGCCAGCAGCAGGTTAAACATCTAGCAGCAATGATAGAGCGTTCTCCAATTGTGGTGTCTCCCTATGACGCAGAGTTATTTGGTCACTGGTGGTACGAGGGTCCTTGGTTTCTGGATGTCTTGCTCCGTAAGTCGTGGTATGACCAGAACACCTATGAAATGACTCATTTAGCAGATTATTTGCGGAATCATCCGATCCAACAAGTCTGTAAGCCTTCTCAATCTAGCTGGGGGTATCAGGGGTTTCATGAATACTGGCTCAATGAAACCAATACCTGGATTTACCCTCATCTGCACAAAGCCACAGAACGGATGATTGAGCTGTCAACGTTGGAAGCTACAGATGAGTTGGAGTGGAAGGCATTAAATCAAGCAGCGCGAGAATTACTACTAGCGCAATCGTCAGACTGGGCATTTATTATGCGCACCGAGACAATGGTCCCTTATGCAGTTAGACGAACGCGATCGCATTTGATGCGGTTTAATAAGCTTTACGATGATATCAAGCTGGGCAAGATTGATGCAGGCTGGCTGGAGAAGGTCGAGGAAATTGACAATATCTTTCCCAATATTAACTATCGCGTCTATCGTCGTGTTTGA
- a CDS encoding histidine kinase, translating to MQAATQTHTNSPTFLQLLLFVDERPGSRKQLQSIHHYLETLKTEYPFELKVVDVGEQPYLAEHFKLVATPALIKINPKPKQTLAGSNLVAQLKSWWPRWQRSLEENQTQLTQGLPLQPTVRSSNSSADTLPEAAGSLACALELIRLSDEVFRLKKDREELLEQLQFKDQVISMLAHDLRSPLTAVSIALETLQLEQPVAQNGRKRGLTPQLKERLFEQARNQLRTINRMVVDLLQARKGSNAEFNIRPHKLNLGRLCQDVLVQMHEQFQLKAQVLQTDIPQDLPPVYGDEELVRQVLINLLDNAIKYTPKGGKIAVSSIHRTTQKVQVSVCDDGPGIPQENRDRIFEDHFRLKRDEAIEGYGLGLALCQKIIRAHYGRIWVDSPIKGGSCFHFTLPIYR from the coding sequence ATGCAGGCAGCTACACAAACACACACGAACTCCCCAACCTTTCTACAACTGCTGCTGTTTGTCGATGAACGTCCCGGTTCCCGTAAACAGCTCCAGTCTATCCACCATTATCTGGAAACTCTTAAGACAGAGTATCCCTTTGAACTAAAGGTTGTGGATGTTGGGGAACAACCCTATCTAGCTGAACACTTTAAGCTAGTAGCAACCCCAGCACTGATTAAGATTAATCCGAAACCCAAACAAACCCTTGCAGGTAGTAATCTAGTTGCCCAGCTGAAGAGCTGGTGGCCCCGCTGGCAACGCTCTCTAGAAGAAAACCAAACCCAACTTACCCAAGGATTGCCTTTACAACCAACTGTTCGCTCATCTAACTCCTCGGCTGACACATTACCAGAGGCAGCTGGTTCCCTAGCTTGTGCCTTGGAACTGATTCGACTATCCGACGAAGTCTTTCGCCTGAAGAAAGATAGAGAAGAATTGCTTGAGCAGCTGCAATTTAAAGACCAAGTCATATCGATGTTAGCTCACGACTTGCGTAGTCCTTTGACAGCAGTATCCATTGCCTTGGAAACCCTACAGCTAGAGCAACCAGTCGCCCAGAATGGTAGAAAACGTGGGCTGACGCCACAGCTAAAGGAACGGCTGTTTGAGCAAGCTCGTAATCAATTGCGCACTATCAACCGGATGGTGGTGGATCTGCTGCAAGCTAGGAAGGGAAGTAATGCTGAATTCAACATCCGACCTCATAAACTGAATTTGGGCAGACTTTGCCAAGATGTTCTAGTTCAGATGCACGAACAGTTTCAGCTCAAGGCTCAGGTTCTGCAAACCGACATCCCACAAGACTTGCCTCCTGTCTACGGCGATGAAGAATTGGTGCGTCAGGTGCTAATTAACCTGCTGGATAATGCCATTAAATATACTCCCAAAGGGGGGAAAATTGCTGTGTCTAGCATCCACCGTACTACCCAGAAAGTTCAAGTCAGCGTTTGCGATGATGGTCCTGGTATACCACAAGAAAATCGCGATCGCATTTTTGAAGACCACTTCCGCCTTAAACGAGACGAAGCTATAGAAGGCTATGGGTTGGGCTTAGCCCTATGTCAAAAGATTATCCGTGCCCACTATGGTCGCATTTGGGTTGATTCACCTATCAAGGGTGGCAGCTGTTTTCACTTCACCTTACCGATTTATCGATAG
- the mutY gene encoding A/G-specific adenine glycosylase — translation MPNRISADHNLSLSVSIIEEQRRSLLGWYTRAGRDLPWRRSWEPYSIWVSEIMLQQTQVKTVIPYYHRWMEQFPTLEHLASADLQQVLKAWEGLGYYSRARNLHACAKTIMQCHGGVFPQKLSQVLALSGIGRTTAGGILSAAFNQPVPILDGNVKRVIARLVALPIPPAKATQQLWKLSEALLDHQHPREFNQAIMDLGATICTRKTPNCPDCPWKSYCQAYNHGIQSEIPMREPSSPLPTKNIGVAVIWNDQGQILIDRRPAKGLLGGLWEFPGGKIELGETVPECIKREIQEELGIEIEVGEHLITINHAYSHFRVVLSVHHCRHLSGVPEPIECDEIRWVTLDEVDQFPFPKANTQIIAALRSQEGRNDEV, via the coding sequence ATGCCCAATCGAATATCGGCAGATCATAACCTGAGTCTGTCGGTTTCTATTATTGAAGAACAAAGAAGATCACTCTTGGGCTGGTATACCAGAGCTGGTCGAGATTTACCGTGGCGACGAAGTTGGGAACCCTATAGCATCTGGGTATCTGAAATTATGCTACAGCAGACCCAGGTCAAAACGGTCATTCCCTACTATCACCGCTGGATGGAGCAATTTCCCACCCTCGAACATCTGGCATCTGCTGACTTACAGCAAGTCCTCAAAGCTTGGGAGGGTTTGGGATATTACTCCCGTGCTCGCAACTTGCACGCCTGCGCTAAAACAATTATGCAGTGTCATGGTGGCGTTTTTCCCCAAAAGCTGAGCCAGGTCTTAGCATTATCAGGGATTGGTAGAACAACAGCAGGTGGTATTCTCAGCGCTGCCTTCAATCAGCCAGTGCCTATTCTCGATGGTAATGTTAAACGAGTAATAGCACGATTGGTAGCATTGCCGATACCACCTGCCAAAGCCACTCAACAATTATGGAAGCTATCAGAAGCGTTACTGGATCATCAACATCCTCGAGAGTTTAACCAAGCAATAATGGATTTGGGAGCAACTATCTGTACTCGGAAAACTCCCAATTGCCCTGATTGTCCCTGGAAATCTTACTGTCAGGCTTACAATCATGGTATTCAATCTGAAATACCTATGCGTGAACCATCTTCTCCCCTACCCACAAAAAATATCGGTGTTGCTGTAATCTGGAACGACCAGGGACAAATTCTAATCGACCGCCGACCTGCAAAAGGCTTATTGGGTGGTCTTTGGGAGTTTCCTGGTGGCAAAATTGAGCTTGGTGAAACTGTCCCGGAATGTATTAAACGAGAAATTCAGGAAGAATTGGGCATTGAGATTGAGGTTGGGGAACACCTGATCACAATCAATCACGCCTACAGCCACTTTCGTGTTGTGCTAAGTGTACACCACTGTCGCCATCTCAGTGGTGTTCCGGAACCTATTGAATGTGATGAGATTCGCTGGGTCACCTTAGATGAAGTAGATCAGTTTCCCTTCCCCAAAGCAAATACTCAGATTATTGCGGCTTTGCGCTCTCAAGAGGGGAGAAACGATGAAGTATGA
- a CDS encoding DUF760 domain-containing protein encodes MNNASNSNHVPEFFDKDSDNNLLWQYVQSMSPETITQLSRPTSSEVYQVMENNIMGMLGNLPSQDFGVTISTSRENLGRLLASAMVSGYFLRNAEQRMVFDKSLQIAESQSLEED; translated from the coding sequence GTGAATAACGCATCCAATTCCAATCATGTTCCTGAGTTCTTTGATAAAGATTCTGACAATAATTTACTTTGGCAGTATGTTCAATCAATGAGTCCAGAAACCATTACCCAGCTGTCTAGACCAACGTCTTCGGAAGTCTATCAGGTGATGGAAAACAATATTATGGGAATGTTGGGAAACTTGCCTTCCCAAGACTTTGGCGTAACTATCAGTACTAGCCGTGAGAATCTAGGTCGCCTTTTGGCTTCAGCCATGGTTAGCGGCTATTTCCTTAGGAACGCTGAACAACGTATGGTTTTTGACAAGTCTTTGCAAATAGCTGAATCTCAATCTCTGGAGGAAGATTAG